One genomic window of Diospyros lotus cultivar Yz01 chromosome 8, ASM1463336v1, whole genome shotgun sequence includes the following:
- the LOC127808375 gene encoding probable disease resistance protein At4g33300, producing MAVTDFFAGEIATELLKVLVEIARKSALCKASAEQLISSIQVLLPVIQEIKYSGVELPPERQRQLDGLSETLRTGLELAAKVRACRRWNVYKNFQMVRKMEKLEKTVSRFLKGPMQAHVLADVHHLRFESAERFDRLEGSARRLEQRLGSLKIGASGEGSGCGWWLEEAAKRVEGERCEDSLENLGRGIVLAKRKVKEMVIGRDDLKVVGICGIGGSGKTTLAREISRDNEVRSYFNSKVFFLTVSQSPDVEHLRLKIWGMITGHNMDGSSDVIPQWMLQHELRVVVKTLVILDDVWSLPVLEQLICRIPGCKTLVVSRFKFSPSIINCTYELELLKEEEALSLFCNSAFGQKSIPLGANQKLINQVVDECKGLPLAIKVIGASLRDQTEMFWMSAKNRLSRSQPICESHEIRLLERMKLSTDYLSEKVRECFLDLGSFPEDKRIPLDILISIWVELHDIDAAEAFAILVELADKNLLTLVKDSRSGEYSSYYDICVSQHDVLRDLALHLSNCGTINQRRRLLMPRRENGIPKEWERNIDKPFDAQLVSVHTGEMREMDWFCMECPKAEVLILNFSSSEYFLPSFIENMPKLRALVLINHSTSNAILHNLSVLTNLSNLTSIWFEKISVPQFPQTTIPFKNLQKMSLVLCKINNSLDLSVVDLPHLFPRLSELTIDHCVDLSELPPSICQMHRLTSLSVTNCHSLHELPSNLGKLTSLQILRIYASPSLRKLPPGICSLVLLEYLDISQCVNLECLPEGIGGLARLEKIDMRECPQITSLPKSAAALQCLRRVICDEELSWSWKDVEIPNLSVQVAEQCFNLDWLAE from the exons ATGGCGGTAACGGACTTCTTCGCCGGCGAAATCGCCACCGAGCTCCTGAAAGTGCTAGTGGAGATCGCCAGAAAGTCGGCCCTCTGTAAGGCCAGCGCCGAGCAGCTCATATCCTCCATCCAAGTACTCCTCCCCGTCATCCAGGAAATCAAGTACTCCGGCGTCGAGCTTCCTCCGGAACGGCAGCGCCAGCTTGACGGTCTATCCGAGACTCTCCGCACCGGCCTGGAGCTGGCCGCAAAAGTCCGCGCCTGCCGCCGCTGGAATGTCTATAAGAACTTCCAGATGGTGCGCAAGATGGAGAAGTTGGAGAAGACGGTTTCCAGGTTCCTCAAGGGCCCTATGCAGGCGCACGTGCTTGCCGACGTCCACCACCTCCGATTCGAGTCGGCCGAGAGGTTTGATCGGCTGGAGGGATCCGCTCGGCGCCTCGAGCAGCGACTCGGCTCCTTGAAGATTGGGGCCTCCGGCGAGGGTTCCGGCTGCGGTTGGTGGTTGGAGGAGGCAGCGAAGAGGGTGGAGGGGGAGCGGTGCGAGGACagtttggaaaatttggggcGCGGCATCGTCCTGGCCAAGAGGAAGGTGAAGGAGATGGTTATTGGAAGAGATGATCTGAAGGTTGTTGGAATCTGTGGGATTGGTGGCAGTGGTAAAACCACTCTTGCTCGAGAGATTTCTCGAGACAATGAAGTTCGAA GTTACTTTAATAGCAAAGTTTTCTTCCTGACTGTATCACAATCTCCGGATGTGGAGCACTTGAGGTTAAAGATTTGGGGAATGATAACAGGACATAACATGGATGGTTCTAGTGACGTGATTCCCCAATGGATGCTCCAACATGAGCTTCGGGTTGTCGTGAAAACTCTCGTTATTTTAGATGATGTTTGGTCCCTTCCGGTTCTTGAACAGCTTATTTGCAGAATCCCTGGATGCAAAACCCTTGTTGTGTCGCGATTTAAATTCTCTCCATCTATTATCAACTGCACCTATGAATTGGAATTGTTGAAGGAAGAGGAAGCCCTGTCCTTGTTCTGCAACTCTGCTTTCGGACAAAAGTCCATTCCTCTTGGTGCCAACCAGAAATTGATCAACCAG GTTGTTGATGAGTGTAAAGGGCTTCCCTTGGCTATCAAAGTGATTGGAGCCTCCTTGAGGGACCAGACTGAAATGTTTTGGATGAGTGCGAAAAATAGATTATCGCGAAGCCAACCCATTTGTGAGTCGCATGAAATCCGATTGCTTGAGAGAATGAAATTGAGCACTGATTACCTGTCAGAGAAGGTTAGGGAGTGTTTCCTGGACTTGGGTTCTTTCCCTGAGGACAAAAGGATCCCACTTGATATTCTCATCAGTATATGGGTTGAATTGCATGATATCGATGCGGCAGAAGCTTTTGCAATTCTTGTAGAGCTTGCTGATAAGAATCTCCTCACCTTGGTGAAAGATTCACG ATCCGGAGAATATAGCAGTTACTATGACATCTGTGTCTCCCAGCATGATGTGCTGAGAGATCTTGCCCTTCATTTGAGCAATTGTGGGACTATAAATCAGCGAAGGCGATTGCTTATGCCAAGACGAGAGAATGGGATACCCAAAGAATGGGAGAGGAATATTGATAAGCCATTTGATGCTCAACTTGTTTCGGTGCATACAG GTGAAATGAGAGAAATGGATTGGTTCTGTATGGAATGCCCAAAAGCTGAAGTTCTCATCTTGAATTTCTCCTCGAGTGAATATTTCCTGCCTTCCTTCATTGAAAACATGCCAAAGCTCAGGGCATTGGTACTGATTAACCATAGCACCTCGAATGCAATCCTCCACAACTTATCAGTCCTTACAAATTTGAGCAACTTGACAAGTATCTGGTTCGAGAAAATATCAGTCCCTCAATTCCCTCAAACAACGATACCCTTCAAGAACCTGCAGAAAATGTCTTTAGTCCTCTGCAAGATCAACAACAGCCTTGATCTGTCAGTAGTAGACCTCCCCCACCTCTTCCCTCGCCTTTCAGAGCTTACCATAGATCATTGTGTCGACTTAAGTGAGTTGCCCCCGAGCATTTGTCAGATGCACAGGCTCACGAGCTTAAGTGTCACGAACTGCCACAGCCTCCATGAACTGCCATCCAACTTGGGTAAATTGACTTCTCTACAAATCCTGAGGATATATGCAAGCCCTTCTCTGAGAAAACTTCCTCCCGGAATTTGCAGCCTGGTTTTGCTGGAGTACCTGGACATCTCTCAGTGTGTGAACCTGGAATGCCTTCCTGAGGGGATTGGAGGGTTGGCGAGGTTAGAAAAGATCGATATGAGGGAGTGTCCACAGATTACGAGCCTGCCAAAGTCTGCAGCAGCTCTGCAGTGCTTGCGACGTGTAATCTGCGACGAGGAGTTATCTTGGTCGTGGAAAGATGTAGAGATACCAAATCTCTCTGTTCAAGTTGCTGAACAGTGCTTCAACTTGGACTGGCTTGCAGAGTGA